The following proteins come from a genomic window of Malus sylvestris chromosome 4, drMalSylv7.2, whole genome shotgun sequence:
- the LOC126619839 gene encoding 60S ribosomal protein L34-like, translating into MVQRLTYRKRHSYATKSNQHRIVKTPGGKLIYQTTKKRASGPKCPVTGKRIQGIPHLRPAEYKRSRLSRNRRTVNRAYGGVLSGGAVRERIIRAFLVEEQKIVKKVLKIQKAKERQAEKGAKH; encoded by the coding sequence ATGGTGCAGCGGCTCACGTACCGGAAGCGTCACAGCTACGCCACCAAGTCCAACCAGCACCGCATCGTCAAAACTCCCGGGGGGAAATTGATCTATCAGACCACCAAGAAGAGAGCCAGCGGTCCCAAATGCCCTGTTACTGGCAAGAGAATCCAAGGGATTCCTCACTTGAGACCTGCTGAGTACAAGAGGTCTAGATTATCTAGGAATCGCAGGACTGTGAACCGGGCCTATGGTGGTGTATTGTCTGGAGGTGCAGTTAGGGAGAGGATCATTCGAGCTTTCTTGGTCGAAGAACAAAAAATTGTGAAGAAGGTTTTGAAGATTCAAAAGGCTAAGGAAAGGCAGGCGGAGAAAGGAGCCAAACATTGA